In Mercenaria mercenaria strain notata chromosome 15, MADL_Memer_1, whole genome shotgun sequence, a single genomic region encodes these proteins:
- the LOC123554959 gene encoding transient receptor potential cation channel subfamily V member 5-like, with amino-acid sequence MAFNIKSYKDYHRRLLFIQSDRPKYFREVARAVSLGEVDKVKILLDILKKEGQTKALASYKGSDGESMLHLAAMFNQSSEIIQTLMKICPELLTAARKESQDYYGQTALHIAIAKGNVDAVEDMLSEILNLSQNLKNALLHTMATGQKFANTVMMGELPLSVAALTFNFEMINVLMYNGAEMERRNTKGDTVFHSLIRFAAIYPELTPSVLATMEFLHEKIKEKLDIPSNMNMEFDHSDYSFIWFVPNNEDLNPLQLSAALSQSAIFQYILQLPKVYCFLNSHDGLFDRKSYDITEIDTISTEKWAYDQKMRRSRLKRHVAPTAAEGVSQKKFSNQTSLSCGAQFKLKREKRKSIMETMFDIKPSSAFEFIQQPTVRHVIKTKWHHYRWLYYAWAIFHLLFMVTLTVFSVYKAEDYKTTFSDNVSMTTTSTSAKMEEMRVDFLEAFQVIYLILGVLYLFMQLIHLCFRVKTFDIKQLTNVLHNGIYRIVLAIFAVSLILEFTLSKALDRYENYTLIIALITGWWFSVFFLRAWKKFSFFTVMIQKIIFGDLLRFSIIIVLMLIAFTAAVFMTFKGSATTDDNLLSFGHTMMLLFKLMLGLGDIETLYEARRPWMAVTLFIVFVLLTYVLMFNALIAMMSQTCAFVSDNRLVQWRVQQLSVIMFFEGILFGCFTKLVGDEKHVKRFDSNLQQVVQEKRYFLDMNSLQTQYANAEDIYSMKHKLQTLPFGGQKSEFYPSFNLTIPTPHLMTSPHHYTPAPIKSPTSAQGYRDNFFRPNTSIQITPASDRDKPSDFQQSPTLKRRKSKREKSPADMKSSPKDYGDGHSDSAPDNSARAVRQSKRKTKKKRVEPEGDINASYDDPNSEPHRFFLNQEHLTVPNPIAQISDPQQVGERRRYHSESGLIDTHIGTPIGTPMQQKFPIRRVQPTTERPEGSLDIGVIADSYM; translated from the coding sequence ATGGCTTTCAACATTAAATCATACAAAGACTACCACAGACGTCTGCTATTCATACAATCTGACAGACCAAAATACTTCCGAGAAGTTGCGCGTGCAGTAAGTCTTGGCGAAGTTGACAAAGTAAAAATCTTACTAGATATACTGAAGAAAGAAGGACAAACAAAGGCACTTGCTTCATATAAAGGTAGCGATGGTGAATCTATGCTACATCTGGCAGCCATGTTTAATCAGTCTAGTGAAATTATACAAACTTTGATGAAAATCTGCCCTGAATTGTTGACCGCTGCCAGGAAAGAATCGCAAGATTACTATGGTCAAACAGCTCTACATATTGCTATAGCCAAAGGTAATGTAGATGCAGTTGAGGACATGCTCTCAGAGATTTTAAACCTCAGTCAAAATCTGAAAAATGCACTCTTACATACAATGGCAACTGGCCAGAAGTTTGCAAACACGGTGATGATGGGTGAGCTCCCTTTATCTGTGGCAGCCTTGACCTTCAACTTTGAAATGATTAATGTCCTTATGTATAATGGTGCAGAGATGGAAAGAAGGAATACCAAAGGCGACACCGTATTTCACTCACTGATCAGATTTGCAGCCATTTACCCTGAACTCACACCAAGTGTTCTCGCAACGATGGAGTTTCTACATGAgaagatcaaagaaaaacttgacaTACCAAGCAACATGAACATGGAATTTGACCATAGCGACTACTCATTTATTTGGTTTGTACCAAATAATGAAGATCTAAATCCTCTACAATTATCAGCAGCACTTTCACAGTCGGCCATTTTCCAGTATATTCTCCAACTCCCAAAAGTGTACTGCTTTCTGAACAGCCATGATGGTCTGTTTGATAGAAAATCTTACGATATTACTGAAATAGACACCATCTCTACCGAAAAATGGGCCTATGATCAAAAGATGCGCCGCAGTCGGCTTAAACGACATGTGGCTCCGACAGCTGCAGAGGGCGTATCACAAAAGAAGTTCTCCAATCAAACTTCCCTATCATGTGGTGCTCAATTCAAACTAAAACGTGAAAAACGAAAATCCATTATGGAGACGATGTTTGATATTAAACCCTCTTCCGCTTTTGAATTCATTCAACAGCCAACTGTGCGTCATGTGatcaaaacaaaatggcatcaCTACAGATGGCTTTACTATGCTTGGGCAATATTTCACCTTCTCTTTATGGTGACACTGACAGTATTTTCTGTGTACAAAGCCGAGGATTACAAGACAACATTCAGCGATAATGTCTCCATGACAACGACTTCTACGTCTGCTAAAATGGAAGAAATGAGAGTTGACTTTCTCGAAGCCTTTCAGGTTATTTATCTTATACTTGGGGTTTTGTATCTCTTCATGCAGCTGATACACCTTTGCTTCAGGGTAAAAACATTTGACATAAAACAGTTAACAAATGTGCTCCATAACGGTATCTACAGAATTGTTCTCGCCATATTTGCAGTTAGTCTTATTCTAGAATTTACTCTTTCCAAGGCATTGGACAGATACGAAAATTATACCTTGATAATTGCCCTTATTACAGGATGGTGGTTCTCTGTATTTTTCTTGAGAGCGTGGAAAAAGTTTAGCTTCTTTACTGTGATGATACAGAAGATAATATTTGGAGACTTGCTGAGATTTTCTATCATTATTGTGCTCATGCTGATTGCCTTCACTGCAGCCGTATTTATGACGTTTAAAGGCTCAGCCACCACTGATGACAACCTGCTCTCCTTTGGACACACCATGATGCTTCTGTTTAAGCTCATGCTTGGACTGGGTGATATTGAGACATTATACGAGGCACGTCGGCCATGGATGGCTGTCACACTCTTTATTGTTTTTGTACTGCTGACGTATGTACTTATGTTCAATGCCCTAATCGCTATGATGTCACAGACATGTGCTTTTGTTTCTGACAACAGACTAGTCCAGTGGCGGGTACAACAACTCTCGGTCATTATGTTCTTCGAAGGAATCCTTTTTGGCTGCTTTACAAAATTGGTAGGAGATGAAAAACATGTGAAACGATTTGATAGCAATCTGCAGCAAGTTGTACAAGAGAAACGTTACTTCCTCGACATGAATTCTTTACAAACACAGTATGCTAATGCTGAGGACATTTACTCAATGAAACACAAGTTACAGACTCTTCCTTTTGGAGGTCAAAAATCGGAATTTTATCCCAGCTTTAACCTTACAATTCCAACTCCTCATTTAATGACGAGTCCACATCATTACACACCAGCCCCAATAAAGTCTCCAACTAGTGCTCAAGGATACCGCGACAACTTTTTCCGCCCAAATACATCTATTCAGATTACACCAGCCTCTGACAGAGACAAGCCAAGTGATTTTCAACAAAGTCCAACTTTAAAACGTAGAAAATCTAAACGTGAAAAATCTCCAGCAGACATGAAAAGTTCTCCTAAAGACTATGGAGATGGACATTCTGACAGTGCTCCTGATAATAGTGCTAGAGCTGTAAGACAAAGTAAACGTAAAACTAAAAAGAAACGTGTTGAGCCAGAAGGTGATATCAATGCATCATATGATGACCCTAATTCAGAACCACACAGGTTTTTCCTTAACCAGGAACATTTAACAGTACCAAACCCAATTGCTCAGATTTCTGATCCACAGCAAGTCGGTGAGAGACGACGGTATCATTCGGAAAGTGGCCTCATTGATACACACATTGGTACCCCAATTGGTACCCCAATGCAACAAAAGTTTCCAATACGAAGAGTACAACCAACTACTGAAAGACCTGAAGGCTCACTCGATATTGGTGTCATAGCAGACAGTTATATGTAG